A genome region from Maylandia zebra isolate NMK-2024a linkage group LG6, Mzebra_GT3a, whole genome shotgun sequence includes the following:
- the eif3ba gene encoding eukaryotic translation initiation factor 3, subunit Ba encodes MKETVDMVDDPEYEEEEPSFSDPEDYVDDVDDDELLDDILREKPQEADGIDSVVVVDNVPQVGPERLEKLKNVIHKIFSKFGKITTEFYPDADGMTKGYIFLEYASPTQALEAVKNADGYKLDKQHTFRVNLFTDFDKYMNISDEWEAPAKQPFKDFGNMRHWIEDPDCRDQYSVIYEAGERTAIFSNDAKEPITVEERARWTETYVRWSPKGTYLATFHQRGIALWGGEKFKQIQRFSHQGVSLIDFSPCERYVVTFSPLMDTKEDPQAIIIWDILTGQKKRGFHCESSAHWPIFKWSHDGKFFARMTPDTLSIYETPSMGLLDKKSLKITGIKDFSWSPGDNIIAFWVPEDKDIPARVTLMQMPSRQEIRVRNLFNVVDCKLHWQRNGDYLCVKVDRTPKGTQGVVTNFEIFRMREKQVPVDVVEMKESIIAFAWEPNGSKFAVLHGESPRINASFYHVKNNGKIELIKMFDKQQANSIFWSPQGQFMVLAGLRSMNGALAFVDTSDCTMMNIAEHYMASDVEWDPTGRYVVTSVSWWSHKVDNAYWLWTFQGRLLQKNNKDRFCQLLWRPRPPTLLSTEQIKMIKKDLKKYSKIFEQKDRLSQSKASKDLVDKRRAMMEDYRRYREEALKIYQEQKSIRLELRGGVGTDELDSNVDDWEEETIEFFINEEIIPIGDL; translated from the exons AGCTTCTTGATGACATCCTGAGGGAAAAACCCCAGGAGGCAGACGGCATAGActcggtggtggtggtggacaACGTCCCTCAGGTGGGCCCGGAGCGTTTGGAAAAGCTCAAGAACGTCATACACAAGATCTTCTCCAAGTTTGGCAAGATCACGACCGAGTTTTACCCAGATGCAGATGGCATGACCAAAGG TTACATCTTCCTGGAGTATGCTTCTCCTACTCAAGCCCTCGAAGCAGTCAAGAACGCAGATGGATACAAACTCGACAAGCAACACACGTTTAGGGTCAACCTCTTCACTGACTTTGACAA atacATGAACATCAGTGATGAATGGGAAGCTCCAGCAAAGCAGCCTTTCAAAGACTTT GGGAATATGCGCCATTGGATCGAGGACCCAGATTGCCGTGACCAGTACAGTGTGATCTATGAAGCTGGAGAGAGGACTGCCATTTTCTCCAACGACGCTAAAGAGCCAATCACAGTTGAAGAGAGAGCA CGCTGGACAGAGACGTACGTCCGATGGTCTCCTAAAGGTACCTACCTGGCTACGTTCCACCAGCGGGGAATCGCACTGTGGGGCGGCGAGAAGTTCAAACAGATTCAGAGGTTCAGTCATCAGGGTGTGTCCCTCATTGACTTCTCACCATGTGAAAG GTATGTGGTGACCTTCAGTCCACTGATGGACACCAAGGAGGACCCACAGGCCATCATCATCTGGGACATTCTGACCGGACAGAAGAAGAGAGGCTTCCACTGCGAGAGTTCTGCACATTGGCCTATTTTTAA ATGGAGTCATGATGGGAAGTTCTTTGCAAGGATGACACCAGACACACTGAGCATCTATGAAACTCCG TCTATGGGCTTACTGGACAAGAAGAGTCTCAAGATTACTGGGATAAA GGACTTCTcgtggtctcctggtgacaacATCATAGCGTTCTGGGTACCCGAGGACAAAGACATCCCAGCCAGGGTGACTCTGATGCAGATGCCCTCCCGTCAGGAGATCCGCGTTCGCAATCTCTTCAATGTCGTCGACTGTAAACTGCACTGGCAGAGAAACGGGGATTATCTGTGTGTGAAAGTTGACAGGACTCCCAAAGGAACACAG GGTGTCGTTACCAACTTTGAAATCTTCCGCATGAGAGAGAAGCAGGTTCCTGTCGATGTGGTGGAGATGAAGG AAAGCATCATAGCGTTTGCATGGGAGCCCAATGGCAGTAAGTTTGCTGTCCTCCACGGCGAGTCGCCAAGAATCAACGCCTCCTTCTATCATGTCAAAAACAACGGCAAGATTGAGCTCATAA AGATGTTTGACAAGCAGCAGGCCAACAGTATCTTCTGGAGCCCCCAGGGACAGTTTATGGTGCTGGCTGGGCTCAGGAG TATGAACGGAGCTCTCGCCTTTGTAGACACGTCAGACTGCACCATGATGAACATAGCAGAGCATTACATGGCCTCTGACGTGGAGTGGGATCCAACGGGTCGCTACGTCGTCACCTCCGTCTCGTGGTGGAGCCACAAG GTGGACAATGCGTACTGGCTGTGGACGTTCCAGGGCCGGCTCCTCCAGAAGAACAACAAGGATCGGTTCTGTCAGCTGCTCTGGAGACCAAGACCTCCAACCCTGCTCAGCACAGAACAGATAAAG ATGATCAAAAAGGATCTGAAGAAATACTCAAAGATCTTTGAGCAGAAGGATCGTCTGAGCCAGTCCAAGGCTTCTAAG GATCTGGTGGACAAGCGGAGGGCAATGATGGAAGACTACCGACGGTACAGGGAGGAGGCGCTGAAGATTTATCAAGAACAGAAGAGCATTCGCCTCGAGCTCAGAGGAG GAGTGGGCACAGATGAGCTGGACAGCAATGTGGACGACTGGGAGGAAGAGACCATTGAGTTTTTTATCAACGAAGAAATCATTCCCATTGGAGATCTGTAG